The stretch of DNA TATAGTTAAAAGTGCTTTATGTTAATATTTAATAAATTGTTATAAAAAGGATTTTTATTCAAACTGTAAAAAAGAAGATAATTTTTCTAGATAGAGATGGTGTAATAAACCATGATTATGGTTATGTAAGCCAAATTGATAAGTTTCAATTTATTGATGGTGTTTTTGATGCTTGTAAATATTTTATAAATTTAGGTTATGAAATTATTATTATTACGAACCAATCAGGAATAGGAAGAGGATATTATTCAAAGGATGATTTTAAAAATTTAACAAATTGGATGATAAAAGAGTTTAATAAAAAAGGTATTGAAATATTAAAAGTATATTTTTGTCCCCATTCACCTACTGAAACCTGTGAGTGTAGAAAACCCAAAATTGGTATGATTCAACAATCTTTAAATGACTTTAATATTGATTTACAAAATTCTTGGCTTATTGGTGATAAAAAAAGTGATATTGAAACTGCAATAAATGCAAATATTTCAAATAAAATATTAATCTCTCAATATAAAAAGAATTCTGAATTTTTAAATATTGCGAGTAATTTAATAGATACAATAAACATAATTAAAAATTAAGGCTGATAATGAAATATAATGATATAAATTTTAATAAAAAAACTATTTTAATAACAGGAGGAGCTGGATTTATA from Arcobacter suis CECT 7833 encodes:
- the gmhB gene encoding D-glycero-beta-D-manno-heptose 1,7-bisphosphate 7-phosphatase produces the protein MFLDRDGVINHDYGYVSQIDKFQFIDGVFDACKYFINLGYEIIIITNQSGIGRGYYSKDDFKNLTNWMIKEFNKKGIEILKVYFCPHSPTETCECRKPKIGMIQQSLNDFNIDLQNSWLIGDKKSDIETAINANISNKILISQYKKNSEFLNIASNLIDTINIIKN